The following are encoded together in the Triticum dicoccoides isolate Atlit2015 ecotype Zavitan chromosome 6B, WEW_v2.0, whole genome shotgun sequence genome:
- the LOC119320864 gene encoding probable glycosyltransferase 2 — protein MGQEGMGYSSGKAGGGGGGALPMTAARARGASPLSTHHRSRKISRTFNNVKITVLCGLVTILVLRGTIGLNLSLPSQPSDADALAGAKAVEDIDRILREIRSDSDPSDPTDSDLDSSSVLSNATALNSSEAAAAYAAAVGNYALGPNVSGWDEQRRRWLAQNKGFPATVPGGKPRILLVTGSQPGPCDNPLGDHYLLKSTKNKIDYCRFHDIEIVHNLAHLDNELAGYWAKLPLLRRLMLSHPEVEWIWWMDSDALFTDMAFELPLSRYDNHNLIIHGYQDLLFEKHSWIALNTGSFLFRNCQWSLDLLAAWAPMGPKGFIREEAGKILTAYLKGRPAFEADDQSALIHLLLSQKEKWMDKVYIENSYYLHGFWAGLVDKYEEMMENHHPGLGDERWPFVTHFVGCKPCGSYGDYPVDRCLKSMERAFNFADNQVLRLYGFAHKGLESPKIKRIRSQTTKPINDKENLDVKAKMSTTS, from the coding sequence ATGGGGCAGGAGGGGATGGGCTACAGCAGCGGCAAGGCCGGCGGCGGTGGGGGAGGGGCCCTGCCGATGACGGCGGCGCGGGCGCGTGGGGCTTCGCCGCTCAGCACCCACCATCGGTCGCGGAAGATCAGCCGCACCTTCAACAACGTCAAGATCACCGTGCTCTGCGGCCTCGTCACCATCCTCGTCCTCCGGGGTACCATTGGGCTCAACCTCTCCCTTCCGTCCCAACCCTCCGACGCCGATGCCCTCGCAGGCGCCAAGGCCGTTGAGGACATCGACCGCATCCTCCGCGAGATCCGCTCCGACTCCGACCCCTCCGACCCCACCGACAGCGACCTCGACTCCTCCAGCGTCCTTTCCAACGCCACCGCACTCAACTCCTCGGAAGCCGCCGCCGCCTATGCCGCCGCCGTGGGCAACTACGCGCTCGGTCCCAACGTCTCTGGCTGGGACGAGCAGCGCCGACGGTGGCTCGCGCAGaacaagggcttcccagccactgtCCCCGGCGGCAAGCCCAGGATCCTGCTTGTCACGGGGTCGCAACCAGGCCCCTGTGACAACCCGCTTGGCGACCACTACCTGCTCAAGAGCACCAAAAACAAGATCGACTACTGCCGCTTCCACGACATCGAGATCGTTCACAATCTTGCGCACCTCGACAACGAGCTCGCTGGTTACTGGGCCAAGCTGCCGCTGCTCCGCCGACTTATGCTCTCCCACCCGGAGGTCGAGTGGATCTGGTGGATGGACAGTGACGCCCTATTCACCGACATGGCCTTTGAGCTGCCCCTCTCGCGCTATGACAACCATAACCTCATCATTCACGGTTATCAGGATCTCCTCTTTGAGAAGCACTCTTGGATCGCGCTCAACACCGGCAGCTTCCTCTTCCGGAACTGCCAGTGGTCACTCGATCTTCTCGCTGCGTGGGCTCCTATGGGGCCCAAGGGCTTCATCCGCGAGGAAGCCGGGAAGATACTCACCGCATACCTGAAGGGCCGTCCAGCATTCGAGGCTGACGACCAGTCTGCGTTGATACACCTCTTGCTCTCGCAGAAGGAGAAGTGGATGGACAAGGTGTATATAGAGAATTCATACTACTTGCACGGTTTCTGGGCTGGGCTGGTGGACAAGTACGAGGAGATGATGGAGAACCACCATCCAGGGCTTGGGGATGAGCGGTGGCCATTTGTGACACACTTTGTTGGGTGCAAGCCATGCGGAAGCTATGGTGATTACCCAGTAGACCGGTGTCTCAAGAGTATGGAGCGAGCATTTAATTTTGCCGATAACCAGGTGCTGCGCCTGTATGGTTTCGCACACAAGGGGCTGGAAAGCCCTAAGATCAAAAGGATCAGGAGTCAGACCACAAAGCCTATTAACGACAAGGAGAACCTTGATGTGAAGGCCAAGATGTCGACCACTTCTTGA